A window of Silurus meridionalis isolate SWU-2019-XX chromosome 4, ASM1480568v1, whole genome shotgun sequence contains these coding sequences:
- the nsmce2 gene encoding E3 SUMO-protein ligase NSE2, giving the protein MSLNSIQPQLSSLRTCQTDISTGMDIVSEVALDLIEAQATDDGPGLKKLEQMMLECAKLDQEINCYVESVEQMIAQVRHEPPHAMFKLKDSVKERFAELTAAVSDAEIESHCKVVAFRDSIRKSLQQANQKAVGSVEEELDEDIAVTQSQPNFTCPVSQVEMVNPVKNKKCQHYYDQEAILSLITTKQNNKKKCRCPVVGCGNTDIKPTDLELDLVMRRMIQTHKRQGGKS; this is encoded by the exons ATGTCCCTGAACTCCATCCAGCCCCAGCTGTCCTCTCTGAGGACATGTCAGACGGACATCAGCACAGGGATGGACATCGTGTCTGAAGTCGCCCTGGACCTGATCGAAGCTCAAG CTACTGATGACGGTCCTGGTCTGAAGAAACTGGAGCAGATGATGTTGGAATGTGCCAAACTGGATCAAGAGATCAACTGCTACGTGGAATCTGTTGAGCAAATGATCGCCCAG GTGAGACATGAGCCTCCACACGCCATGTTCAAGCTGAAAGACTCGGTAAAGGAGCGATTCGCTGAACTCACAGCTGCAGTGTCGGATGCTGAGATCGAAAGCCACTGTAAAGTGGTAGCCTTCAGGGACAGCATCAGGAAATCTCTGCAACAAG caaaTCAGAAGGCAGTTGGCAGTGTGGAGGAGGAGCTGGATGAAGACATTGCTGTGACACAGAGCCAACCGAACTTCACATGCCCTGTTTCCCAG GTTGAAATGGTCAATCCAGTGAAAAATAAGAAGTGCCAGCATTACTACGATCAAGAAGCCATTTTGTCCCTTATTACGACGAAGCAAAACAATAAGAAGAAATGCCG ATGTCCTGTGGTTGGCTGCGGGAACACAGACATCAAGCCTACGGATTTGGAACTAGACCTGGTGATGAGGAGAATGATACAAACCCATAagaggcagggtggcaagagctga